In one Agrobacterium tumefaciens genomic region, the following are encoded:
- the nuoN gene encoding NADH-quinone oxidoreductase subunit NuoN — MTAEILFASLHIATPELILAVGALALLMIGVFSGDKSTTTVTGLSVALLLVVGLWIVFAPASGVAFGGVYVADAFGNFMKVLALIGSITAMILSVGQGRFEPVGRFEYPVLLVLATLGILLMISANNLISLYMALELQSLALYVVCAINRESLRSTEAGLKYFVLGALSSGMLLYGMSLVYGFTGNTGFAEIAQVLTAETRSLGLVFGLVFVLAGLAFKISAVPFHMWTPDVYEGAPTPVTAFLSAAPKIGAMAIFVRIVIDAFQPVFADWQQIVVFISIASMLLGSFAAIGQKNIKRLMAYSSIGHMGYALVGLAAGTEAGVSGVILYMTIYMVMTLGTFACILSMRRKEIGNVETVEDLAGLSSTNPFMAVVLTILMFSLAGIPPLAGFFGKYYVFLAAIEAKLYPLAIIGVIGSVVGAYYYIRVVKVMWFDEAKGSFERPAGELKVVYALSGLFVVAFIVFGGALGNAVTVAAKTFF, encoded by the coding sequence ATGACCGCTGAAATCCTTTTTGCCAGTCTGCACATCGCGACGCCCGAGCTGATCCTTGCGGTCGGCGCGCTGGCGCTGCTCATGATTGGCGTCTTCTCGGGCGACAAGTCGACAACGACGGTCACGGGCCTCTCCGTGGCCCTGCTGCTCGTCGTCGGTCTCTGGATCGTCTTTGCGCCCGCTTCGGGTGTGGCCTTCGGCGGCGTTTACGTCGCCGATGCCTTCGGTAACTTCATGAAGGTGCTGGCGCTGATCGGCTCGATCACCGCCATGATCCTTTCTGTTGGCCAGGGCCGTTTCGAGCCGGTCGGCCGGTTCGAATATCCCGTGCTTCTGGTTCTGGCGACCCTCGGCATCCTGCTGATGATCTCCGCCAACAACCTGATCTCGCTTTATATGGCGCTTGAACTGCAGTCGCTTGCACTTTACGTCGTCTGCGCCATCAACCGGGAAAGCCTGCGCTCCACGGAAGCGGGTCTGAAATATTTCGTTCTCGGCGCGCTTTCCTCCGGCATGCTGCTTTATGGCATGTCGCTGGTTTACGGTTTCACCGGCAATACCGGCTTTGCCGAAATCGCCCAGGTGCTGACGGCCGAGACCCGTTCGCTGGGCCTCGTTTTCGGTCTGGTCTTCGTTCTCGCCGGTCTGGCGTTCAAGATTTCCGCCGTGCCGTTCCACATGTGGACGCCTGATGTCTATGAAGGCGCACCGACCCCGGTCACCGCCTTCCTGTCCGCGGCCCCCAAGATTGGTGCCATGGCGATCTTCGTTCGCATCGTCATTGATGCGTTCCAGCCGGTTTTTGCCGACTGGCAGCAGATCGTTGTCTTCATCTCCATCGCTTCCATGCTGCTCGGCTCGTTTGCCGCGATCGGCCAGAAGAACATCAAGCGACTGATGGCCTATTCCTCCATCGGTCACATGGGTTACGCGCTTGTCGGTCTGGCGGCGGGTACAGAAGCTGGTGTTTCGGGCGTCATTCTCTACATGACCATTTACATGGTCATGACACTTGGTACCTTCGCCTGCATTCTCTCCATGCGGCGTAAGGAAATCGGCAATGTCGAGACTGTCGAGGATCTGGCCGGGCTTTCCTCCACCAACCCCTTCATGGCGGTTGTGCTGACGATCCTGATGTTCTCGCTTGCCGGCATTCCGCCGCTCGCCGGCTTCTTCGGCAAGTATTACGTTTTCCTCGCAGCTATCGAAGCCAAGCTTTATCCGCTCGCCATCATCGGCGTGATCGGTTCGGTTGTCGGCGCTTATTATTATATTCGCGTCGTCAAGGTTATGTGGTTCGATGAAGCCAAGGGCAGCTTCGAACGTCCGGCCGGTGAACTGAAGGTCGTTTATGCGCTCTCCGGACTGTTCGTTGTCGCCTTCATCGTCTTTGGCGGTGCGCTCGGCAATGCGGTCACGGTCGCGGCAAAGACGTTCTTTTGA
- a CDS encoding biotin--[acetyl-CoA-carboxylase] ligase: MSIDDFRHEAMVETPSTNIECFARARAGDGGNLWITAIRQTGGRGRRGRPWVSEPGNLYASLLLIDPAPMDRIGSLPLAFALAVYRAIRAVLPTGGAPLEIKWPNDVLIGRQKTCGILMEAELLPDGRRAIVIGIGINIAHKPENPLYPVTMLSEHGASCSPDELFAHLFRETADVLTGWDEGRGVAGVMAGWRAAACGIGEHITVNFPDRSIGGRFVGIDDNGFLLLDEDEGTRRSIAAGDVFFG; encoded by the coding sequence GTGTCCATCGATGACTTCCGGCACGAGGCGATGGTGGAAACACCATCGACCAATATAGAATGTTTTGCCCGGGCGCGGGCGGGCGATGGCGGCAATCTGTGGATCACCGCCATCCGCCAGACCGGCGGGCGCGGCCGTCGCGGTCGGCCATGGGTCTCCGAGCCCGGCAATCTCTACGCCTCGCTTCTTCTGATCGATCCCGCTCCGATGGATCGCATAGGGTCTCTGCCGCTCGCCTTTGCGCTGGCTGTTTATCGCGCCATCCGCGCAGTGCTGCCGACGGGCGGTGCCCCGCTTGAAATCAAATGGCCGAATGACGTGCTGATTGGTCGTCAAAAAACCTGCGGCATTTTGATGGAGGCGGAGCTTCTGCCGGACGGACGGCGCGCCATCGTAATCGGCATCGGCATCAATATCGCCCACAAGCCGGAAAACCCGCTTTATCCCGTCACCATGTTGTCCGAACACGGTGCTTCCTGTTCACCCGACGAACTCTTCGCCCATCTTTTCCGCGAAACGGCGGATGTGCTGACGGGCTGGGATGAGGGCAGGGGTGTGGCCGGTGTCATGGCCGGCTGGCGGGCGGCCGCCTGCGGTATCGGCGAACATATCACCGTCAACTTCCCTGATCGCTCGATCGGCGGGCGTTTCGTCGGAATTGATGATAATGGTTTTCTGCTGCTGGACGAGGATGAGGGTACAAGACGCTCCATCGCTGCCGGCGACGTCTTTTTCGGATGA
- a CDS encoding ribonuclease J has protein sequence MAKQDELVFLPLGGVGEIGMNLALYGYGPASKREWIMVDCGVTFAGLDLPGVDLVLPDITYIAEQKKNLKGIIITHAHEDHYGALNDLWPGLNVPVYASGFTAGMLEAKRAYEGTRAEIPVTPFKAGDRINVGPFEIEAVGVNHSIPEPMSLVIRTPLGNVIHTGDWKIDEAPSLGPLTDEARFRAIGEEGVLALMCDSTNSVRDGVSPSEHEVSEGLRQIIENAEGRVAVTTFSSNVGRIRSIAQAAEAAGREVLLLGSSLKRVVNVSQDLGIMEGIKPFLAEDEYGYIPRNKVVLILTGSQGEPRAALAKLSRDEMRNVALAAGDTVVFSSRAIPGNEKAIIDIKNGLIEQGVHIITDNEALVHVSGHPRRNELLRMYEWTKPQIVVPVHGEAAHLVAQKELAEQAGISQVPKVRNGNILRLAPGPAEVIDDAPHGRVFKDGNLIGDMDEMGISNRRKLSFAGHVSVNVVLDSRYDFLGDPDVVPFGLPEFDDEGEDMEDTLYDAVLGAVESIPRARRKDLELLREAVRRAVRAAANQTWGKKPIVTVFVTKV, from the coding sequence ATGGCTAAACAGGACGAACTGGTATTTTTGCCGCTTGGCGGCGTCGGTGAAATTGGCATGAATCTGGCGCTTTACGGATACGGTCCGGCAAGCAAGCGCGAATGGATCATGGTGGATTGCGGCGTAACCTTTGCGGGTCTCGATCTGCCCGGTGTCGATCTGGTGTTGCCTGACATCACCTATATCGCCGAGCAGAAGAAAAACCTCAAAGGCATCATCATCACCCACGCCCATGAGGACCATTACGGCGCGCTGAACGATCTGTGGCCGGGCCTCAACGTGCCGGTCTATGCCTCGGGTTTCACCGCCGGCATGCTGGAGGCGAAACGCGCCTATGAGGGTACCCGTGCCGAAATTCCGGTAACGCCGTTCAAGGCTGGTGACCGCATCAATGTCGGCCCCTTTGAGATCGAGGCTGTCGGCGTCAATCACTCCATTCCCGAGCCGATGTCGCTGGTCATCCGCACGCCGCTCGGTAACGTCATTCATACCGGCGACTGGAAAATCGACGAGGCGCCGTCGCTCGGTCCGTTGACGGATGAAGCCCGCTTCCGCGCCATCGGCGAAGAGGGCGTGCTGGCGCTGATGTGCGACAGCACCAACTCAGTTCGTGACGGTGTCTCGCCTTCCGAACACGAGGTTTCCGAAGGCCTGCGGCAGATCATCGAAAATGCCGAGGGTCGCGTGGCCGTCACCACCTTCTCCTCCAATGTCGGGCGTATCCGCTCGATTGCGCAGGCTGCGGAGGCGGCAGGCCGTGAAGTTCTGCTGCTAGGCTCCTCTCTGAAACGCGTCGTCAACGTCTCGCAGGATCTCGGTATCATGGAGGGCATCAAGCCATTCCTCGCCGAAGACGAATATGGCTACATTCCACGCAACAAGGTGGTGCTGATCCTCACCGGTTCGCAGGGAGAACCGCGCGCAGCACTGGCCAAGCTTTCGCGTGACGAGATGCGCAATGTGGCGCTGGCTGCGGGAGACACCGTCGTGTTTTCCTCGCGCGCCATCCCCGGCAATGAGAAGGCGATCATCGATATCAAGAACGGCCTGATCGAGCAGGGTGTCCATATCATCACCGACAATGAGGCTCTGGTTCACGTTTCCGGCCATCCGCGCCGCAACGAACTTTTGAGAATGTATGAATGGACGAAGCCGCAGATCGTCGTGCCTGTTCATGGCGAGGCTGCGCATCTGGTGGCTCAGAAGGAACTGGCTGAGCAGGCCGGCATTTCGCAGGTGCCGAAGGTGCGTAACGGCAATATTCTGCGCCTGGCGCCCGGCCCGGCGGAAGTCATCGACGATGCACCGCATGGCCGCGTTTTCAAGGATGGCAACCTCATCGGCGACATGGATGAGATGGGCATCAGCAATCGCCGCAAGCTTTCCTTCGCCGGCCATGTCTCCGTTAATGTCGTGCTGGACAGCCGTTACGACTTCCTCGGCGATCCCGATGTCGTGCCTTTCGGCCTGCCGGAATTCGATGATGAGGGCGAGGACATGGAGGATACGCTTTATGACGCCGTTCTCGGCGCCGTGGAGAGCATCCCTCGCGCCCGTCGCAAGGATCTGGAACTGCTGCGCGAAGCGGTGCGCCGCGCCGTGCGCGCCGCAGCCAACCAGACCTGGGGCAAGAAGCCGATCGTGACGGTTTTCGTCACGAAGGTCTAA
- a CDS encoding DUF1467 family protein — protein sequence MPLLSVFAVYFIVWWTVLFIVLPIGLRTQAEEGDVALGTVASAPSRFRGGRIVLWTTLISALICGIWYGGGWWFGISLDDLPRIIPVYD from the coding sequence ATGCCGCTTCTTTCGGTCTTCGCCGTTTATTTCATCGTCTGGTGGACGGTTCTTTTCATCGTGCTGCCGATCGGACTTCGTACCCAGGCGGAAGAGGGCGATGTGGCGCTGGGCACGGTCGCAAGCGCACCGTCGCGGTTCAGAGGCGGTCGCATCGTCCTGTGGACGACGCTGATATCGGCGTTGATCTGCGGCATCTGGTATGGCGGCGGTTGGTGGTTCGGCATCAGCCTTGACGATCTGCCGAGAATTATTCCCGTTTACGACTGA
- a CDS encoding proline--tRNA ligase, whose translation MRLSRYFMPILKENPKEAEIVSHRLMLRAGMIRQQSAGIYSWLPLGKRVLDKVNRIIRQEQDRSGAIELLMPTLQSAELWQESGRYDDYGKEMLRIKDRQDRQMLYGPTNEEMITDIFRSYVKSYKNLPLNLYHIQLKFRDEVRPRFGTMRSREFLMKDAYSFDLTKEDAIHSYNKMFVAYLRTFERLGLRAIPMRADTGPIGGNHSHEFIILADTGESEVFCHKSFLDRAIPAENTDFDDVAALQGVFDEWTADYAATSEMHDEAAYDSIPDGERLSARGIEVGHIFYFGTKYSEPMGAKVQGKDGKEHPVHMGSYGIGPTRLVPAIIEASHDENGIIWPASVAPFDVVIINMKAGDEACDAACEKLYYSLSNAGKDVLYDDTDDRAGQKFATADLIGVPLQIIVGPRSVANGEVEVKDRKTGERETVTIEAAMNRVLA comes from the coding sequence ATGCGTCTCAGCCGTTATTTCATGCCCATCCTGAAGGAAAACCCCAAGGAAGCGGAGATCGTCTCCCACCGCCTGATGCTGCGCGCGGGCATGATCCGGCAGCAGTCGGCTGGCATTTATTCCTGGCTGCCGCTCGGCAAGCGTGTGCTGGACAAGGTCAACAGGATCATCCGGCAGGAGCAGGATCGCTCGGGCGCCATCGAGCTTCTGATGCCGACGCTGCAATCGGCCGAGCTCTGGCAGGAAAGCGGTCGTTATGATGACTACGGCAAGGAAATGCTGCGCATCAAGGACCGTCAGGACCGCCAGATGCTGTATGGCCCCACAAACGAGGAGATGATCACCGACATCTTCCGTTCCTATGTGAAGTCCTACAAGAACCTGCCGCTGAACCTCTATCATATCCAGCTGAAGTTCCGCGACGAGGTTCGTCCGCGTTTCGGCACCATGCGCTCGCGTGAGTTCCTGATGAAGGACGCCTATTCCTTCGATCTGACCAAGGAAGACGCGATCCATTCCTATAACAAGATGTTCGTGGCTTACCTGCGCACCTTCGAGCGCCTTGGCCTGCGCGCCATTCCGATGCGTGCCGATACCGGCCCGATCGGCGGCAATCACAGCCATGAATTCATCATTCTGGCCGATACCGGCGAATCCGAAGTCTTCTGCCACAAGAGCTTCCTCGACCGCGCCATTCCCGCTGAAAATACCGATTTCGACGATGTCGCGGCGCTTCAAGGCGTTTTCGACGAATGGACGGCCGATTACGCCGCCACTTCCGAAATGCACGACGAAGCCGCCTATGACTCCATTCCCGATGGCGAGCGCCTTTCCGCACGCGGTATCGAAGTCGGCCATATCTTCTATTTCGGCACCAAATATTCCGAGCCGATGGGCGCGAAAGTGCAGGGCAAGGACGGCAAGGAACACCCTGTCCACATGGGTTCCTATGGCATTGGGCCGACACGCCTTGTTCCCGCCATCATTGAAGCATCGCATGACGAGAACGGAATCATCTGGCCTGCTTCGGTTGCTCCTTTCGATGTTGTCATCATCAACATGAAGGCTGGCGACGAGGCCTGCGATGCGGCTTGCGAAAAGCTGTATTACTCGCTGTCGAACGCCGGCAAGGATGTTCTTTACGACGACACAGACGATCGTGCCGGCCAGAAATTTGCCACCGCCGACCTCATCGGCGTGCCGTTGCAGATCATCGTCGGACCGCGTTCGGTCGCGAATGGCGAAGTCGAAGTGAAGGACCGCAAGACCGGCGAACGTGAAACCGTCACGATCGAGGCGGCAATGAACAGGGTGCTTGCCTAA
- a CDS encoding lipoprotein-releasing ABC transporter permease subunit, whose translation MAKAEADKGAAPSVREKTARPFSAFERMVAWRYLRSRRKEAFISVIAGFSFVGIMLGVATLIIVMAVMNGFRTELISRILGINGHMIVQPIDQPFNNYDELAKKFAAVPGVTMALPLVEGQTLASGRGGAGSGALVRGVRQDDIDKIKEVSTNIKTGDLVGFMAGDGVLVGSRLAAQLGVTAGDDITLISPEGDVTPMGVNPRVKSYKISGVFEIGMSEYDASMIYMPLSEAQLYFNADGIVQSIELYVSRPDDVDGIRPLVEQAAERQIYITDWRQRNQTFFSALQVERNVMFMILTLIVLVAALNIISGLIMLVKDKGSDIAILRTMGASSGAVMRIFFMTGAAIGTVGTFAGVALGVIVCLNVESIRQFFSWISGTVLFDPQLYFLSQLPAEMDLSETITVVIMALTLSFLATIFPAWRASKLDPVQALRYE comes from the coding sequence ATGGCAAAGGCCGAGGCTGACAAGGGTGCGGCTCCTTCCGTCCGGGAAAAGACCGCCCGGCCGTTTTCCGCTTTCGAGCGCATGGTGGCCTGGCGTTATCTGCGGTCACGGCGCAAGGAAGCGTTCATTTCCGTCATCGCCGGCTTCTCCTTTGTCGGCATCATGCTGGGTGTTGCGACGCTGATCATCGTCATGGCTGTGATGAACGGTTTCCGCACGGAGCTGATTTCGCGCATTCTTGGCATTAACGGCCACATGATCGTTCAGCCGATCGACCAGCCCTTCAATAATTATGATGAGCTGGCGAAGAAGTTCGCTGCCGTTCCGGGTGTCACCATGGCCTTGCCGCTGGTGGAAGGCCAGACCCTGGCCTCCGGTCGCGGCGGTGCAGGCTCCGGCGCGCTGGTGCGCGGTGTGCGTCAGGACGATATCGACAAGATCAAGGAAGTCTCCACCAACATCAAGACCGGCGACCTCGTTGGCTTCATGGCGGGAGACGGGGTTCTGGTGGGCTCGCGGCTCGCCGCCCAGCTTGGCGTGACGGCGGGCGACGACATCACCCTCATTTCGCCGGAAGGCGATGTGACGCCGATGGGTGTCAATCCACGCGTCAAATCCTACAAAATATCAGGTGTCTTCGAGATCGGCATGTCGGAATATGACGCCTCGATGATCTATATGCCCTTGTCGGAAGCCCAGCTTTATTTCAATGCCGACGGTATCGTGCAGTCCATCGAGCTTTATGTCAGCCGTCCCGACGATGTCGACGGAATCCGGCCTCTCGTGGAACAGGCCGCCGAACGGCAGATCTATATCACCGACTGGAGACAGCGAAACCAGACCTTCTTCTCCGCCCTGCAGGTGGAAAGAAACGTCATGTTCATGATCCTCACCCTCATCGTTCTGGTGGCGGCGCTCAACATCATTTCCGGCCTCATCATGCTGGTGAAGGACAAGGGTAGCGATATCGCCATTCTCCGCACCATGGGCGCCAGTTCCGGCGCCGTCATGCGCATCTTCTTCATGACCGGGGCGGCCATCGGCACGGTCGGCACCTTCGCCGGCGTGGCGCTCGGCGTCATCGTCTGCCTCAACGTGGAATCCATCCGGCAATTCTTCTCCTGGATATCAGGCACGGTATTGTTCGATCCGCAGCTCTATTTCCTGAGCCAGCTGCCGGCTGAAATGGATTTGAGCGAGACCATCACCGTCGTCATCATGGCGCTGACGCTTTCTTTCCTGGCAACGATCTTTCCGGCATGGCGGGCTTCCAAGCTCGATCCGGTGCAGGCCCTGCGTTACGAATAA
- a CDS encoding ABC transporter ATP-binding protein: protein MAKKTVLRLTGVERTYGQGETSLSILRKADFELKSGEMVALVAPSGTGKSTLLHLAGLLEHPDAGEVFINGAPCNGLGDETRTAIRRSDIGFVYQFHHLLPEFSAVENVMMPQLIAGLTQAEARKRASALLDYMRVGHRGEHRPAELSGGEQQRVAIARAVANAPLLLLADEPTGNLDPETAHYVFDALEALVRQSGLAALIATHNHELANRMDRRVTLADGKIVDF from the coding sequence ATGGCAAAAAAAACAGTGCTGCGGCTTACCGGCGTGGAACGGACTTACGGTCAGGGTGAAACGTCGCTTTCCATCCTGCGCAAGGCCGATTTTGAATTGAAGAGCGGTGAGATGGTGGCGCTCGTCGCCCCTTCGGGCACGGGTAAGTCTACGCTGCTGCATCTGGCAGGGCTTCTGGAACATCCCGATGCCGGCGAGGTCTTCATCAACGGTGCGCCCTGCAATGGGCTGGGCGACGAAACCCGCACGGCGATCCGTCGCAGCGATATCGGTTTCGTCTACCAGTTCCATCACCTGCTGCCGGAATTTTCAGCGGTGGAGAATGTGATGATGCCACAGCTCATCGCCGGTCTGACGCAGGCTGAGGCCCGCAAACGTGCCAGCGCGTTGCTCGACTATATGCGCGTCGGTCATCGCGGCGAACACCGCCCGGCCGAACTGTCCGGCGGTGAACAGCAGCGCGTGGCCATTGCGCGCGCAGTTGCCAATGCGCCGCTCCTGCTGCTCGCCGACGAGCCGACCGGCAACCTCGACCCGGAAACCGCGCATTATGTGTTCGATGCGCTGGAGGCGCTGGTGCGCCAGTCCGGTCTTGCAGCACTGATCGCCACCCATAATCACGAGCTCGCCAACCGCATGGATCGCCGTGTGACACTCGCCGACGGAAAGATCGTCGATTTCTGA